In Amycolatopsis methanolica 239, a single genomic region encodes these proteins:
- a CDS encoding TetR/AcrR family transcriptional regulator yields MLEVAEAVFAERGFAAASMDEIAERVGVSKPMLYEYFNSKEGLLLACVAQARAELREVTERAVAGQTDAREALRSGLRAFFVFARERRQGWSLLRHELALIGTSASDALEDTRRQQTDLIAKLMAQYFDAGEAGHILLEATAELVVGACERLAIWCEQHDEVTPDLATDLAMEVLWTGLSLRAQ; encoded by the coding sequence ATGCTCGAAGTCGCGGAAGCGGTGTTCGCCGAGCGCGGGTTCGCCGCGGCGTCGATGGACGAGATCGCCGAGCGGGTGGGTGTGTCCAAGCCGATGCTTTACGAGTACTTCAACTCGAAGGAGGGCCTGCTGCTGGCGTGCGTCGCGCAGGCCAGGGCCGAGCTGCGCGAGGTGACCGAACGTGCGGTGGCCGGCCAGACGGACGCGCGCGAGGCGTTGCGCAGCGGGCTGCGGGCGTTCTTCGTGTTCGCGCGCGAGCGCCGGCAGGGCTGGTCGCTGCTGCGTCACGAGCTCGCCCTGATCGGGACGTCGGCCTCGGACGCGCTGGAGGACACCCGGCGCCAGCAGACGGATCTCATCGCCAAACTGATGGCGCAGTACTTCGACGCAGGCGAGGCGGGGCACATCCTGCTGGAGGCGACGGCCGAGCTCGTCGTCGGGGCGTGCGAGCGGCTCGCCATCTGGTGCGAGCAGCACGACGAGGTGACACCCGATTTGGCGACCGACCTCGCGATGGAGGTCTTGTGGACCGGACTGAGCCTTCGCGCTCAGTGA
- a CDS encoding DUF3618 domain-containing protein has protein sequence MARDPDTIEREIVKAREALASTLDQLGEKASPKRLADNAKTTLRTKFDDPKVKFPLIGVGVLVAALLVRKLFR, from the coding sequence GTGGCTCGCGACCCGGACACCATCGAGCGGGAGATCGTGAAGGCCCGCGAAGCGCTTGCGTCGACGTTGGATCAGCTGGGCGAGAAGGCCAGCCCCAAGCGGCTGGCCGACAACGCCAAGACGACCCTGCGCACGAAGTTCGACGACCCCAAAGTCAAGTTCCCGCTGATCGGGGTCGGCGTGCTCGTCGCCGCACTGCTGGTGCGCAAGCTCTTCCGCTGA
- a CDS encoding MerR family transcriptional regulator, whose amino-acid sequence MRIGELARRTGVDEQLLRYYEKQGLLRPERTPNGYRDYAEDDVTVVRRIRELLAAGLTTAGIAEIGTCVRGEPPTPACDGVLERLRAERSRIDAAIARLQGARTALDTVIDRRDSA is encoded by the coding sequence ATGCGCATCGGGGAACTCGCGCGGCGAACCGGGGTGGACGAGCAGCTGCTGCGGTACTACGAGAAGCAGGGGTTGCTCCGGCCCGAGCGGACGCCGAACGGATACCGCGACTACGCCGAGGACGACGTGACGGTGGTGCGCCGCATCCGGGAGCTGCTCGCGGCCGGGCTGACGACGGCCGGGATAGCCGAGATCGGCACCTGCGTCCGGGGCGAACCGCCGACCCCCGCCTGCGACGGGGTGCTGGAGAGGCTCCGCGCGGAACGGTCCCGGATCGACGCCGCGATCGCCAGGTTGCAGGGCGCGCGGACGGCGCTGGACACGGTGATCGACCGCCGCGACAGCGCCTGA
- a CDS encoding NmrA family NAD(P)-binding protein, translating to MTEVLVAGATGMLGGAIVDSLLRRDVRVRALVRPSSKRETVEALADKGVAIAEGSLTDGPERPAGCSKARTWRFPRCRAGRTSWSTGRRLCCAPPKRPVCRG from the coding sequence GTGACAGAGGTTTTGGTGGCCGGGGCGACCGGCATGCTGGGCGGTGCGATCGTGGACAGCCTGTTGCGGCGGGACGTCCGCGTCCGGGCGCTGGTCCGGCCCTCCAGCAAGCGCGAGACGGTCGAAGCGCTCGCGGACAAGGGCGTGGCGATCGCCGAAGGCTCGCTCACCGACGGGCCGGAACGCCCAGCCGGTTGCTCGAAGGCGCGGACGTGGCGATTTCCGCGCTGCAGGGCGGGGAGGACGTCGTGGTCGACGGGCAGACGGCTCTGCTGCGCGCCGCCGAAAAGGCCGGTGTGCCGCGGCTGA
- a CDS encoding NmrA family NAD(P)-binding protein, translating to MAISALQGGEDVVVDGQTALLRAAEKAGVPRLIPSDFAVDLFRLDDGDNVFLDHRRRAHEAFDGTHVQVTSVLNGAFTEVMTAPFLAVVDWDNDTFAYWGDGDQPCGFTTVADTAAYTAEVALDPAVAGRPVRVAGDVLTMTEFHDALQRGSGRRLELRVRGDVSDLEAEIRRRRAVATGPADFVALQYVWAMVTGKAKLDPLDNDRYPAVRPTGVAEFARRFAR from the coding sequence GTGGCGATTTCCGCGCTGCAGGGCGGGGAGGACGTCGTGGTCGACGGGCAGACGGCTCTGCTGCGCGCCGCCGAAAAGGCCGGTGTGCCGCGGCTGATCCCGTCGGACTTCGCCGTCGACCTGTTCCGCCTCGACGACGGCGACAACGTCTTCCTCGACCACCGGCGCCGGGCCCACGAGGCGTTCGATGGCACCCACGTGCAGGTGACCTCGGTCCTGAACGGCGCGTTCACCGAGGTGATGACCGCGCCGTTCCTGGCGGTCGTCGACTGGGACAACGACACGTTCGCCTACTGGGGCGACGGCGACCAGCCCTGCGGCTTCACCACGGTGGCGGACACCGCGGCCTACACCGCCGAAGTGGCGCTCGATCCGGCCGTCGCCGGGCGGCCGGTCCGCGTGGCCGGGGACGTGCTCACGATGACGGAGTTCCACGACGCCCTGCAGCGCGGCTCGGGACGGCGTCTCGAACTCCGCGTACGCGGCGACGTCTCCGACCTGGAGGCCGAGATCCGGCGGCGCCGCGCCGTCGCCACCGGCCCCGCCGACTTCGTCGCCCTCCAGTACGTCTGGGCGATGGTCACCGGGAAGGCCAAGCTCGACCCGCTCGACAACGACCGCTACCCCGCTGTCCGGCCCACTGGTGTGGCCGAATTCGCCCGGCGGTTCGCGCGCTGA
- a CDS encoding aminotransferase class IV family protein, giving the protein MSVFVVHRNGRPATTGDLAPLAFAGYAHFTAMQVRGGRIRGLDLHLDRLRAASAELFGRALPDDVVLAHLRAALREGPADVSLTATVYSPEFSTVDASPELLVRTGPATDGPAGPLSLATFEYERVLPEFKHVGEVAKTYYARQAVARGFDDAAFVDRHGRLTEASIWNLAFWDGASVIWPEAPVLAGITMGILRRQLDRLGVPQRSQVLTTADLRELHGAVVMNSWTPGVAVRRIDDVELDTPESFVELLHRAYAEEPLVAP; this is encoded by the coding sequence ATGAGCGTTTTCGTCGTCCACCGCAACGGCCGTCCGGCCACCACCGGGGATCTGGCCCCGCTCGCCTTCGCCGGGTACGCCCACTTCACGGCGATGCAGGTGCGCGGCGGCCGGATCCGTGGTCTCGACCTGCACCTGGACCGGTTGCGTGCCGCGTCGGCCGAGCTGTTCGGCCGGGCCCTGCCGGACGACGTGGTGCTCGCGCACCTGCGGGCCGCGTTGCGGGAGGGGCCGGCGGACGTCTCGCTGACCGCCACCGTGTACTCGCCGGAGTTCTCGACAGTGGACGCCTCGCCCGAGTTGCTGGTGCGCACCGGGCCGGCCACCGACGGCCCGGCAGGCCCGCTGAGCCTGGCGACGTTCGAGTACGAGCGGGTCCTGCCGGAGTTCAAGCACGTCGGCGAGGTGGCCAAGACGTACTACGCGCGACAGGCGGTGGCGCGCGGCTTCGACGACGCCGCGTTCGTCGACCGCCACGGCCGGCTCACCGAGGCGTCCATCTGGAACCTGGCGTTCTGGGACGGCGCCTCGGTGATCTGGCCCGAGGCGCCCGTCCTGGCCGGGATCACGATGGGCATCCTGCGACGGCAACTCGACCGGCTCGGCGTGCCGCAGCGATCGCAGGTCCTGACCACGGCCGACCTGCGCGAATTGCATGGGGCGGTGGTCATGAACTCCTGGACACCCGGCGTGGCGGTGCGCCGGATCGACGACGTCGAGCTGGACACGCCGGAGTCCTTTGTGGAGCTGCTGCACCGCGCGTACGCGGAGGAGCCGCTGGTCGCTCCGTGA
- a CDS encoding alkaline phosphatase PhoX, with translation MAPLSRRDLLRTGAASGLGVIVAGSVDAIAAPAAAAQVARATGYGPLVDDPAGLLALPKGFRYKVIAQSGVTKLETGEFTPSDPDGMACFRSGRDFVLINNHEIGGSEPHRTPALAGLTYDPGAGGGTTTIVVDREGNRKSEYVSLAGTHNNCAGGETPWGTWLTCEETEQRAGGVYQKDHGYVFEVDAFDRDANIEPVPLKFLGRYSHEAVAVDPKTSEIYLTEDASGPNGLYFRWVPPKGFRGGKGALRALALSAGGDTAGRLQAMSAFKGSRHIDDLSEATTPGTRYKVRWVDVPDRDARTVSVRKQFEPGQVTHSRKLEGAYWGDGGAYFVASYARISDGSVNEHDGQVWFYDPRAETIELKTIYGVNPDPEADTDYDGPDNITVSPHGGLILAEDGEGLSHLVGVTRDGKSYPMARNDLNDSEFTGPVFSQDGRILFACIQSPGHVFAITGPWGDR, from the coding sequence ATGGCTCCACTTTCCCGGCGTGATCTGCTGCGCACCGGCGCGGCGAGCGGTCTGGGCGTCATCGTCGCGGGCAGCGTCGACGCGATCGCGGCGCCCGCCGCGGCCGCGCAGGTCGCCCGCGCCACCGGCTACGGCCCGCTCGTCGACGACCCCGCCGGCCTGCTGGCGCTGCCGAAGGGCTTCCGGTACAAGGTGATCGCGCAGTCCGGCGTGACGAAACTGGAGACCGGCGAGTTCACCCCGAGCGACCCCGACGGCATGGCGTGCTTCCGCAGCGGCCGGGACTTCGTGCTGATCAACAACCACGAGATCGGCGGCAGCGAGCCGCACCGCACGCCCGCGCTGGCCGGCCTCACCTACGACCCGGGCGCAGGCGGCGGCACGACGACCATCGTGGTGGACCGGGAGGGCAACCGGAAGAGCGAGTACGTCAGCCTGGCCGGCACGCACAACAACTGCGCGGGCGGCGAGACTCCGTGGGGCACCTGGCTGACCTGCGAGGAGACCGAGCAGCGCGCCGGTGGCGTGTACCAGAAGGACCACGGTTACGTGTTCGAGGTGGACGCGTTCGACCGCGACGCGAACATCGAGCCGGTCCCGCTGAAGTTCCTCGGCCGCTACTCGCACGAGGCCGTCGCCGTCGACCCGAAGACCAGCGAGATCTACCTGACCGAGGACGCGAGCGGCCCGAACGGCCTGTACTTCCGGTGGGTGCCGCCGAAGGGTTTCCGCGGCGGCAAGGGCGCGCTGCGGGCGCTGGCGCTGTCCGCGGGCGGCGACACCGCGGGCCGGCTGCAGGCGATGAGCGCGTTCAAGGGCAGCAGGCACATCGACGACCTGTCCGAGGCGACCACGCCCGGCACCCGCTACAAGGTCCGCTGGGTCGACGTGCCCGACCGCGACGCGCGGACCGTGTCGGTGCGCAAGCAGTTCGAGCCGGGCCAGGTGACCCACAGCCGCAAGCTGGAGGGCGCCTACTGGGGCGACGGCGGGGCGTACTTCGTCGCCAGCTACGCCCGGATCAGCGACGGCAGCGTCAACGAGCACGACGGCCAGGTGTGGTTCTACGACCCGCGCGCGGAGACGATCGAGCTGAAGACGATCTACGGTGTGAACCCCGACCCGGAGGCCGACACCGACTACGACGGGCCCGACAACATCACCGTGTCCCCGCACGGCGGCCTGATCCTCGCCGAGGACGGGGAGGGCCTGAGCCATCTCGTCGGCGTCACGCGGGACGGCAAGTCGTACCCGATGGCGCGCAACGACCTCAACGACAGCGAGTTCACCGGGCCGGTGTTCAGCCAGGACGGGCGGATCCTGTTCGCCTGCATCCAGAGCCCCGGCCACGTCTTCGCGATCACCGGCCCCTGGGGAGACCGCTGA
- a CDS encoding KTSC domain-containing protein, whose product MSRHPVSSSALASVGYDAARRILEVEFLHHGIYRYRGVESAIYRALLAAESKGGYFPTRIRDPLPARAARLNRSPAVRLRVVRDPRPGRNRRF is encoded by the coding sequence GTGAGCCGCCACCCCGTTTCCTCCAGTGCGCTCGCTTCCGTCGGCTACGACGCGGCGCGGCGCATTCTGGAGGTGGAATTCCTGCACCACGGGATTTACCGGTACCGCGGCGTGGAAAGCGCTATCTACCGCGCGTTGCTCGCCGCGGAGAGCAAGGGTGGCTACTTCCCAACCCGCATCCGCGACCCGCTACCCGCACGAGCGGCTCGCCTGAACCGTTCGCCGGCCGTTCGCCTGCGTGTCGTCCGCGATCCCCGCCCAGGTCGGAATCGGCGGTTTTGA
- a CDS encoding SRPBCC family protein, translated as MPVDVRTEIVVALPREKVASYAGDPSNAPEWYANILSVEWETRPPLREGTRLGFVARFLGRTLRYTYEVIELVPGERLVMRTAQGPFPMETTYSWESLDAHSTRMVLRNRGEPSGFAKVGARVMAAAVERANRKDLRRLKNLLETGRP; from the coding sequence GTGCCAGTCGACGTGCGCACCGAAATCGTGGTCGCGCTGCCCAGGGAAAAGGTGGCGTCCTACGCGGGCGACCCGTCGAACGCGCCCGAGTGGTACGCCAACATCCTGAGCGTCGAATGGGAAACCCGCCCGCCGCTGCGCGAGGGCACCCGGCTCGGATTCGTGGCGCGTTTTCTCGGCCGGACCCTGCGGTACACCTACGAGGTGATCGAACTCGTGCCCGGCGAACGGCTCGTGATGCGCACGGCGCAGGGCCCGTTCCCCATGGAAACCACCTACAGCTGGGAATCCCTGGACGCGCACAGCACCCGCATGGTGCTGCGCAACCGCGGCGAGCCGAGCGGATTCGCGAAGGTCGGCGCCCGGGTGATGGCCGCGGCGGTGGAACGCGCGAATCGCAAGGATCTGCGCAGGCTGAAGAACCTGCTCGAAACCGGACGGCCCTAG
- a CDS encoding nuclear transport factor 2 family protein, protein MTDWTAVHEKAVAAFAEGWARPRPQAWDALLAEDVELNQPMVPPTRGRQGWGREAERLLGFLPDLRGVVLSWAGREDRLFIELRLSGTLRGKPLAFRAVDELWLNTDGRVTRRDSFFDSMPVAMAVAGRPGAWRAWWRSGLGPLTGRRRLQR, encoded by the coding sequence ATGACCGACTGGACCGCCGTGCACGAGAAGGCCGTGGCTGCCTTCGCCGAGGGCTGGGCGCGGCCGCGCCCGCAGGCGTGGGACGCGCTGCTGGCCGAAGACGTCGAGCTGAACCAGCCGATGGTGCCGCCGACGCGGGGCAGGCAGGGGTGGGGGCGGGAGGCCGAGCGGCTGCTGGGGTTCCTGCCGGACCTGCGGGGCGTGGTGCTGTCGTGGGCGGGCCGGGAGGACCGGCTGTTCATCGAGCTGCGGCTGAGCGGAACCCTGCGCGGCAAGCCGCTCGCCTTCCGGGCCGTGGACGAGCTGTGGCTGAACACCGACGGCCGCGTGACGCGCCGGGACTCCTTCTTCGACTCGATGCCGGTGGCGATGGCCGTCGCCGGCCGGCCCGGCGCGTGGCGCGCCTGGTGGCGGTCCGGCCTGGGCCCCCTCACCGGACGACGCCGCTTGCAACGGTGA
- a CDS encoding anti-sigma factor has translation MNPDVHMLTGAYALDALDDLERRRFEEHLAECADCEREVAGLRATTARLGAAVSETPPAALRDRVLRDVRQVRQAPPGRRAPTRGSRNWTTRFLAAAAVIAIAVAAVAGVLAVRADRQRETAQEQYAVVTQLLAAPDARTLDGADAGIPGEARMVMSPSQDRAMLMMTGMPDQPADVTYQAWTIDAAGPHPAGVMGHAGTTGAPLMLAGLTGVRTVAVTIEPAGGSEQPTTAPVVLFTMPA, from the coding sequence GTGAACCCGGACGTCCACATGCTGACCGGCGCGTACGCCCTCGACGCACTCGACGACCTGGAGCGGCGCCGGTTCGAGGAGCACCTCGCCGAGTGCGCGGACTGCGAGCGCGAGGTGGCCGGACTGCGCGCGACGACGGCCCGGCTCGGGGCCGCGGTGTCCGAGACGCCGCCTGCGGCGCTGCGGGACCGGGTGCTGCGGGACGTGCGCCAGGTCCGGCAGGCGCCACCCGGCCGCCGGGCGCCGACGCGGGGTTCCCGCAACTGGACGACACGTTTTCTCGCAGCGGCGGCCGTGATCGCGATCGCCGTCGCCGCGGTCGCCGGGGTGCTCGCGGTGCGGGCGGACCGGCAGCGGGAGACCGCGCAGGAGCAGTACGCGGTGGTGACGCAGCTGCTGGCGGCGCCCGACGCGCGGACGCTGGACGGCGCGGACGCGGGCATCCCGGGCGAGGCGCGGATGGTGATGTCGCCAAGCCAGGACCGGGCGATGCTGATGATGACCGGAATGCCCGACCAGCCGGCCGACGTGACGTACCAGGCGTGGACGATCGACGCGGCGGGCCCGCACCCGGCCGGGGTGATGGGGCACGCCGGAACCACCGGTGCGCCGCTGATGCTCGCGGGCCTGACGGGGGTGCGCACGGTCGCCGTGACGATCGAACCAGCTGGCGGCTCGGAGCAGCCGACCACCGCGCCGGTGGTGCTGTTCACGATGCCGGCGTGA
- the sigK gene encoding ECF RNA polymerase sigma factor SigK has translation MDDPVRAMRPAAPGQAGPSPEDLMAQVARGSEAAFEQLYDVVAGPVFGVVRRVLRDVAQSEEVAQEVLVELWRTAARYDRGQGSVLNWSLTLAHRRAVDRVRSAQARTDREQRAGVMAPGREFDEVMEAVTARLEREQVRRCLNGLTELQRESIMLAYYGGHTYPEVADLLQSPLGTVKTRMRDGLIRLRDCLGVTR, from the coding sequence ATGGACGATCCGGTCCGGGCGATGCGCCCGGCCGCGCCGGGGCAGGCGGGCCCCTCGCCCGAGGACCTGATGGCCCAGGTCGCGCGGGGGAGTGAGGCGGCGTTCGAGCAGCTTTACGACGTGGTGGCCGGCCCGGTGTTCGGCGTGGTGCGGCGGGTGCTGCGCGATGTGGCCCAGTCCGAGGAGGTCGCGCAGGAGGTCCTGGTCGAACTGTGGCGCACCGCGGCGCGGTACGACCGCGGGCAGGGCAGCGTGCTGAACTGGTCGCTGACCCTGGCGCACCGCCGCGCGGTCGACCGGGTGCGGTCGGCGCAGGCGCGCACCGACCGCGAGCAGCGGGCCGGTGTGATGGCGCCGGGGCGGGAGTTCGACGAGGTGATGGAGGCGGTCACCGCCCGGCTGGAGCGGGAGCAGGTGCGCCGCTGCCTGAACGGGCTGACCGAGCTGCAACGCGAGTCGATCATGCTGGCCTACTACGGCGGCCACACCTACCCGGAGGTCGCGGACCTGCTGCAGAGTCCACTCGGGACGGTCAAGACGAGGATGCGGGACGGCCTGATCCGCCTGCGCGACTGCCTGGGGGTGACGCGGTGA
- a CDS encoding bifunctional sugar phosphate isomerase/epimerase/4-hydroxyphenylpyruvate dioxygenase family protein, with amino-acid sequence MRRGIATVCLSGTLEDKLTAAAAAGFDGVEIFENDLIVSPLSPAEVRRRCDDLGLSVDLYQPFRDFEAVPPPVFEANLRRAERKFDVMEQLGADTMLVCSSVSPDAVDDDDLAAEQLHTLGVRAAQRGMRIAYEALAWGRFVDTYDHSWRIVRRADHPAVGLCLDSFHVLSRGSDLALIRTIPGEKIFFLQLADAPRLHMDVLQWSRHHRLFPGQGAFDLTAFVGHVLATGYSGPLSLEVFNDVFRQADPGRAAVDAMRSLLGLEESLGEPAIAAPELTGHAFTELAVDESTVPQLAAALTAMGFAHTGQHRSKPVQLWTQGEARVLLNATGGPTEISALGVESADPARSAERAESFHAPVLPREHRAGEADLSAVAAPDGTAVFFCRDGWLSDFTPTGSSAAGAGLLGTDHVSLSQPFDNFDEAALFYRTVLGLQPEMPTEFAAPFGLIRSRAVTNPANRVRIALNVALLRRGEWAPGVPDPQHIAFTSDDVLATAKAMHAAGAPLLEIPANYYDDLDARLAPPPDLLAALREYSVLYDRDEHGEFLHFYTEVLGSRVFFEVVQRIGGYRGYGAANAPVRMAAHRRLRLARQSG; translated from the coding sequence GTGAGGCGAGGGATCGCGACCGTGTGCCTGTCCGGCACGCTCGAAGACAAGCTGACCGCGGCGGCGGCCGCCGGCTTCGACGGCGTCGAGATCTTCGAGAACGACCTGATCGTCTCGCCGCTGTCGCCGGCCGAGGTCCGCCGCCGTTGTGACGACCTCGGGTTGTCGGTGGACCTGTACCAGCCGTTCCGGGACTTCGAGGCGGTGCCGCCGCCGGTGTTCGAGGCGAACCTGCGCCGCGCCGAGCGCAAGTTCGACGTGATGGAGCAGCTCGGCGCCGACACGATGCTGGTGTGCTCCTCGGTGTCGCCGGACGCCGTCGACGACGACGATCTGGCCGCCGAACAATTGCATACACTCGGTGTACGAGCTGCTCAGCGCGGTATGCGCATCGCATACGAGGCGCTGGCGTGGGGGCGGTTCGTCGACACCTACGACCACTCGTGGCGGATCGTGCGGCGCGCCGACCACCCGGCGGTCGGCCTGTGCCTGGACAGCTTCCACGTGCTCTCCCGCGGCAGCGACCTCGCGCTGATCCGGACCATTCCGGGCGAGAAGATCTTCTTCCTGCAGCTGGCCGACGCGCCCCGGCTGCACATGGACGTCCTGCAGTGGAGCAGGCACCACCGGTTGTTCCCCGGGCAGGGCGCCTTCGACCTGACCGCGTTCGTCGGGCACGTGCTCGCCACCGGCTACTCCGGGCCGCTGTCGCTGGAGGTCTTCAACGACGTGTTCCGGCAGGCCGACCCGGGGCGCGCGGCGGTCGACGCGATGCGGTCGCTGCTCGGGCTGGAGGAGTCGCTCGGGGAACCGGCGATCGCCGCGCCGGAACTGACCGGGCACGCGTTCACCGAGCTGGCCGTTGACGAGTCCACCGTCCCGCAGCTGGCCGCGGCGCTGACCGCGATGGGCTTCGCGCACACCGGGCAGCACCGGTCGAAGCCGGTGCAGCTGTGGACCCAGGGCGAGGCGCGGGTGCTGCTGAACGCGACCGGCGGGCCCACCGAGATCAGCGCGCTGGGCGTGGAGAGCGCGGACCCGGCGCGCTCGGCGGAGCGGGCGGAGTCGTTCCATGCGCCGGTGCTGCCCCGCGAGCACCGCGCCGGTGAAGCGGACCTGTCCGCGGTGGCCGCCCCAGACGGCACGGCGGTGTTCTTCTGCCGCGACGGCTGGCTGTCGGACTTCACGCCGACTGGTTCCTCCGCCGCGGGCGCCGGGTTGCTGGGCACCGACCACGTGTCGCTGAGCCAGCCGTTCGACAACTTCGACGAGGCCGCGTTGTTCTATCGCACGGTGCTCGGGCTGCAGCCGGAGATGCCGACCGAGTTCGCCGCGCCCTTCGGCCTGATCCGCAGCCGGGCGGTCACCAACCCGGCCAACAGGGTGCGGATCGCGCTGAACGTGGCGCTGCTGCGCCGCGGCGAGTGGGCGCCGGGCGTGCCCGACCCGCAGCACATCGCCTTCACCAGCGACGACGTGCTGGCCACGGCCAAGGCGATGCATGCGGCCGGCGCGCCGCTGCTGGAGATCCCGGCCAATTACTACGACGACCTGGACGCCCGGCTGGCCCCGCCGCCGGACCTGCTCGCCGCCCTGCGCGAGTACTCGGTGCTCTACGACCGCGACGAGCACGGCGAGTTCCTGCACTTCTACACCGAGGTGCTGGGTTCGCGGGTGTTCTTCGAGGTGGTCCAGCGCATCGGCGGCTACCGCGGCTACGGGGCCGCCAACGCGCCGGTGCGGATGGCCGCCCACCGGCGGCTGCGGCTGGCGCGTCAGTCCGGCTGA
- a CDS encoding TetR/AcrR family transcriptional regulator has translation MPTESAERLRDAERTRAEILDVATREFADQGYAGARVNEIAAKTRTTKRMLYYYFGSKEGLYIAVLERAYSGIRAREQELDVDHLDPVEALRQLAELTFDHHESHPDFIRLVSIENIHNAEHIGRSEVLSTLANPALDVLTRILERGRAAGAFREDVDALDVHMMISAFCIFRTANRHTFNAIFKRDMLAPDRREHYRKMLGDLLVEYLTAH, from the coding sequence ATGCCGACCGAAAGCGCCGAACGCCTGCGCGACGCCGAGCGCACCCGCGCCGAGATCCTCGACGTGGCGACCCGCGAGTTCGCCGACCAGGGCTACGCCGGGGCGCGGGTCAACGAGATCGCCGCGAAGACCCGCACCACCAAGCGAATGCTCTACTACTACTTCGGCAGCAAGGAAGGCCTCTACATCGCGGTGCTCGAACGCGCCTACTCCGGCATCCGCGCCCGCGAGCAGGAGCTCGACGTCGACCACCTCGACCCGGTCGAGGCGCTCCGGCAGCTGGCCGAGCTGACCTTCGACCACCACGAGTCGCACCCGGACTTCATCCGGCTGGTCAGCATCGAGAACATCCACAACGCCGAGCACATCGGACGTTCCGAGGTGCTCTCGACGCTCGCCAACCCCGCGCTGGACGTGCTGACCCGCATCCTGGAACGCGGCCGGGCCGCCGGCGCGTTCCGGGAGGACGTCGACGCGCTGGACGTGCACATGATGATCAGCGCGTTCTGCATCTTCCGCACCGCCAACCGGCACACGTTCAACGCCATCTTCAAGCGCGACATGCTCGCCCCCGACCGGCGCGAGCACTACCGCAAGATGCTCGGCGACCTGCTGGTCGAGTACCTGACCGCGCACTGA